A genomic region of Nymphaea colorata isolate Beijing-Zhang1983 chromosome 2, ASM883128v2, whole genome shotgun sequence contains the following coding sequences:
- the LOC116249148 gene encoding putative serine/threonine-protein kinase isoform X2 — protein sequence MSLVSECGSDGADFLECRRIDRSSASDLSSLFEGKQSLVGRSTSELSLIGGTLSSASREARHFSLRELELATKNFSDINLIGQGSFGLVYKGLLQDGMVVAIKKRHGAPRQEFVEEVRFLSSIRHRNLVTLHGYCQENDQQMLIYEHVPNGSVSNHIYGQYSTTKLEFKNRLLIAIGAAKGLAHLHSLAPPLLHKDFKTANVLVDENFIAKVADAGLRNLLERIINAGTSSQMMGTVVFLDPEFRESGRFSEKSDVYSFGVFLLELVSGCSAESDESMIKWAQNRPDLSDAASIIDEKLVSSFTSEGMKRFIGLAVWCIHSSGQRRPTMNTVVLELERIHEREISMTTIVGEGTPTVTLASQLFTA from the exons ATGAGTTTGGTTTCCGAGTGTGGGAGCGATGGAGCAGACTTCCTCGAATGCCGGCGCATAGATCGATCGTCTGCGTCAGATCTGTCTTCCTTATTCGAGGGCAAGCAGTCACTAG TTGGAAGAAGTACGAGTGAGTTATCCTTGATTGGTGGTACCCTATCATCTGCTTCAAGAGAAGCAAGGCACTTTTCATTACGGGAGTTGGAGTTAGCTACAAAGAATTTTAGTGACATCAACCTTATAGGTCAAGGAAGCTTTGGCCTGGTGTATAAAGGTTTACTTCAGGATGGGATGGTTGTAGCAATAAAAAAGCGCCATGGTGctcccaggcaggaatttgttGAAGAG GTTCGATTTTTATCGTCTATACGGCACCGGAATCTTGTTACTCTTCATGGTTACTGCCAGGAAAATGATCAGCAAATGCTTATCTATGAGCATGTCCCAAATGGCAGTGTCTCCAATCATATATATG GTCAGTATTCAACGACAAAGCTAGAGTTCAAAAATAGACTTCTGATAGCCATTGGAGCAGCCAAAG GTTTGGCTCATTTGCATTCTCTGGCACCACCCCTGTTACATAAGGACTTCAAAACTGCAAATGTGCTTGTTGATGAAAACTTCATAGCTAAGGTTGCTGATGCAGGTCTCAGGAATTTGCTTGAGAGAATCATTAACGCAGGAACATCTTCTCAAATGATGGGCACCGTTGTTTTCCTCGATCCAGA GTTCAGGGAATCAGGCAGGTTCTCAGAAAAGAGTGATGTATATAGTTTTGGAGTGTTTCTACTTGAATTGGTGAGTGGATGTTCAGCAGAGTCTGATGAAAGCATGATTAAATGG GCCCAAAATCGCCCAGATTTGAGTGATGCTGCATCTATCATTGATGAGAAATTAGTTAGCAGTTTCACCAGCGAAGGAATGAAGAGGTTCATAGGTCTGGCAGTCTGGTGTATCCATTCATCTGGACAGAGACGACCAACAATGAACACAGTTGTGTTAGAACTGGAACGGATTCATGAAAGGGAAATCAGCATGACTACAATTGTAGGTGAAGGCACTCCAACCGTCACCCTTGCAAGCCAGTTATTTACAGCATAA
- the LOC116249148 gene encoding proline-rich receptor-like protein kinase PERK2 isoform X3 encodes MSRPLAAIIGGAAGALALVGITVAVIWYYLFHKRNNSRTSESSSSEPSAQDVGRSTSELSLIGGTLSSASREARHFSLRELELATKNFSDINLIGQGSFGLVYKGLLQDGMVVAIKKRHGAPRQEFVEEVRFLSSIRHRNLVTLHGYCQENDQQMLIYEHVPNGSVSNHIYGQYSTTKLEFKNRLLIAIGAAKGLRNLLERIINAGTSSQMMGTVVFLDPEFRESGRFSEKSDVYSFGVFLLELVSGCSAESDESMIKWAQNRPDLSDAASIIDEKLVSSFTSEGMKRFIGLAVWCIHSSGQRRPTMNTVVLELERIHEREISMTTIVGEGTPTVTLASQLFTA; translated from the exons ATGTCAAGGCCACTTGCAGCAATAATCGGAGGTGCTGCAGGGGCCCTGGCATTGGTTGGGATTACAGTTGCAGTCATTTGGTACTATCTatttcataaaagaaataattcgAGAACTTCAGAAAGCAGTTCTTCAGAGCCATCCGCTCAAGATG TTGGAAGAAGTACGAGTGAGTTATCCTTGATTGGTGGTACCCTATCATCTGCTTCAAGAGAAGCAAGGCACTTTTCATTACGGGAGTTGGAGTTAGCTACAAAGAATTTTAGTGACATCAACCTTATAGGTCAAGGAAGCTTTGGCCTGGTGTATAAAGGTTTACTTCAGGATGGGATGGTTGTAGCAATAAAAAAGCGCCATGGTGctcccaggcaggaatttgttGAAGAG GTTCGATTTTTATCGTCTATACGGCACCGGAATCTTGTTACTCTTCATGGTTACTGCCAGGAAAATGATCAGCAAATGCTTATCTATGAGCATGTCCCAAATGGCAGTGTCTCCAATCATATATATG GTCAGTATTCAACGACAAAGCTAGAGTTCAAAAATAGACTTCTGATAGCCATTGGAGCAGCCAAAG GTCTCAGGAATTTGCTTGAGAGAATCATTAACGCAGGAACATCTTCTCAAATGATGGGCACCGTTGTTTTCCTCGATCCAGA GTTCAGGGAATCAGGCAGGTTCTCAGAAAAGAGTGATGTATATAGTTTTGGAGTGTTTCTACTTGAATTGGTGAGTGGATGTTCAGCAGAGTCTGATGAAAGCATGATTAAATGG GCCCAAAATCGCCCAGATTTGAGTGATGCTGCATCTATCATTGATGAGAAATTAGTTAGCAGTTTCACCAGCGAAGGAATGAAGAGGTTCATAGGTCTGGCAGTCTGGTGTATCCATTCATCTGGACAGAGACGACCAACAATGAACACAGTTGTGTTAGAACTGGAACGGATTCATGAAAGGGAAATCAGCATGACTACAATTGTAGGTGAAGGCACTCCAACCGTCACCCTTGCAAGCCAGTTATTTACAGCATAA
- the LOC116249148 gene encoding putative serine/threonine-protein kinase isoform X1 — protein sequence MSRPLAAIIGGAAGALALVGITVAVIWYYLFHKRNNSRTSESSSSEPSAQDVGRSTSELSLIGGTLSSASREARHFSLRELELATKNFSDINLIGQGSFGLVYKGLLQDGMVVAIKKRHGAPRQEFVEEVRFLSSIRHRNLVTLHGYCQENDQQMLIYEHVPNGSVSNHIYGQYSTTKLEFKNRLLIAIGAAKGLAHLHSLAPPLLHKDFKTANVLVDENFIAKVADAGLRNLLERIINAGTSSQMMGTVVFLDPEFRESGRFSEKSDVYSFGVFLLELVSGCSAESDESMIKWAQNRPDLSDAASIIDEKLVSSFTSEGMKRFIGLAVWCIHSSGQRRPTMNTVVLELERIHEREISMTTIVGEGTPTVTLASQLFTA from the exons ATGTCAAGGCCACTTGCAGCAATAATCGGAGGTGCTGCAGGGGCCCTGGCATTGGTTGGGATTACAGTTGCAGTCATTTGGTACTATCTatttcataaaagaaataattcgAGAACTTCAGAAAGCAGTTCTTCAGAGCCATCCGCTCAAGATG TTGGAAGAAGTACGAGTGAGTTATCCTTGATTGGTGGTACCCTATCATCTGCTTCAAGAGAAGCAAGGCACTTTTCATTACGGGAGTTGGAGTTAGCTACAAAGAATTTTAGTGACATCAACCTTATAGGTCAAGGAAGCTTTGGCCTGGTGTATAAAGGTTTACTTCAGGATGGGATGGTTGTAGCAATAAAAAAGCGCCATGGTGctcccaggcaggaatttgttGAAGAG GTTCGATTTTTATCGTCTATACGGCACCGGAATCTTGTTACTCTTCATGGTTACTGCCAGGAAAATGATCAGCAAATGCTTATCTATGAGCATGTCCCAAATGGCAGTGTCTCCAATCATATATATG GTCAGTATTCAACGACAAAGCTAGAGTTCAAAAATAGACTTCTGATAGCCATTGGAGCAGCCAAAG GTTTGGCTCATTTGCATTCTCTGGCACCACCCCTGTTACATAAGGACTTCAAAACTGCAAATGTGCTTGTTGATGAAAACTTCATAGCTAAGGTTGCTGATGCAGGTCTCAGGAATTTGCTTGAGAGAATCATTAACGCAGGAACATCTTCTCAAATGATGGGCACCGTTGTTTTCCTCGATCCAGA GTTCAGGGAATCAGGCAGGTTCTCAGAAAAGAGTGATGTATATAGTTTTGGAGTGTTTCTACTTGAATTGGTGAGTGGATGTTCAGCAGAGTCTGATGAAAGCATGATTAAATGG GCCCAAAATCGCCCAGATTTGAGTGATGCTGCATCTATCATTGATGAGAAATTAGTTAGCAGTTTCACCAGCGAAGGAATGAAGAGGTTCATAGGTCTGGCAGTCTGGTGTATCCATTCATCTGGACAGAGACGACCAACAATGAACACAGTTGTGTTAGAACTGGAACGGATTCATGAAAGGGAAATCAGCATGACTACAATTGTAGGTGAAGGCACTCCAACCGTCACCCTTGCAAGCCAGTTATTTACAGCATAA